A genomic segment from Candidatus Melainabacteria bacterium RIFOXYA2_FULL_32_9 encodes:
- a CDS encoding rhodanese — protein MGNNGFIDITKQTERARLYFEDKLAFTVGPVELKGMLEDPTVQIIDVRKKEDYDKGHIPMAISIPKKDLENNLNKISKDKINVVYCYTQQCHLAAKAAVILAEKGYPVMELEGGIDVWKNQYQFEIVS, from the coding sequence ATGGGTAATAATGGATTTATTGATATAACTAAGCAAACAGAAAGAGCCAGATTATATTTTGAAGATAAATTGGCATTTACAGTAGGTCCAGTTGAATTAAAAGGAATGTTAGAAGATCCTACAGTCCAAATCATTGATGTTAGAAAGAAGGAAGATTACGATAAAGGTCATATTCCAATGGCTATCTCGATCCCTAAAAAAGACTTAGAAAATAATTTAAATAAAATATCAAAAGATAAAATTAATGTAGTTTATTGTTATACCCAGCAATGCCACCTTGCTGCAAAGGCAGCAGTGATTCTTGCAGAAAAGGGTTATCCTGTTATGGAGCTGGAAGGTGGTATTGATGTTTGGAAAAACCAGTATCAGTTTGAAATTGTGAGTTAA